The sequence CTCTTCCTCATGCCAGTGACTCTGAACTACAGTTACAGTATCCAGCCACCAGCCTCAAGTTGCCAGTGCCCCCCAGCAGTCCCTTACCGGGAGCCCCAGCCAGGCTGGCCTTGGCTCTCCCCACAGGTGGTGGTGTCCACAACAGTGAGCGTGGATGGACATGTGCTGGCTGTGTCAGACAACATGTTTGTGCACAACAACTCCAAGCATGGCCGCAGGGCACGCCGCCTGGACCCCTCCGAAGGTCAGGACCCCCCAGCCCACACCCTACTGCCCCAGGCCCAGCTAGCCCCAGTCCCCACCTTGGCGTGGGCCCCTGACCTggctcctctcctgcctcccagctGCCACCCCCTGCATCAAGGCCATCAGTCCTGGGGAGGGCTGGACCACAGGCGGCGCCACCGTCATTGTCATCGGCGACAACTTCTTCGACGGGTTACAGGTCGTGTTTGGGAACGTGCTCGTGTGGAGTGAGGTGGGCCACTCCCGCCAGTCTCCCTCCCAGCCTGGGGCTGGACCCTGCCCTCACCGGGTCAGAACCCGCAGGCCTCCCTTCTCCCCTCGCAGCTCATCACGCCCCATGCCATACGGGTTCAGACGCCCCCACGGCACATCCCTGGGGTGGTGGAGGTGACCCTGTCCTACAAATCCAAGCAGTTTTGCAAGGGAGCCCCAGGACGCTTTGTCTACACAGGTAAGGAGTCACGTGGGTGAGGGGAGGCCCAGGGTTGCGGGAAGGAGCCCCACGTCACACACACTAGCCCTGGTAAGGGAGTCGGCAAATCGCTGTGGTGTGACCAGGCGGCCAGACCCCCTAAGCCCCTGCTGGTGCTCACCCCACACCCCAGGACACCTCCTCTCTAGACTTTCTTTCCCTCACTTCTGTTTCCCTCCCTGGCCTCCACCAGAGCAACTCCCCGCACCCGCTTTACCTTCTGCACTCCCCAGTGTCTAGAACATCTCCATGGGAGATTTATTTCAAAGATGCCCCCCTAAAaggcagaatggatacatgtaaatgtatggctgagtccctttgctatccacctgaaactaccacaacattgttaattggctattcagttcagttcagtcactcagtcatgtccgactctttgcaaccccatgaaccgcagcactccaggcctccctgtccatcaccaactcctggagtccacccaaacccatgtcctttcagttggtgatgccgtccaactgtctcatcctctgtcatccccttccatactgcaaagcaaaataaaaagttaaaaaaaaaaagatgcccccAGATAACTTGCTGCTTCCCAAATCTTCCTGGTTCTCCTGGTTCCCCCAAGCCACCCCAGGCTTCATTctgcatgcacacaaacacacacacataccttgcATGAAGCCAGGGCAAAAAGTTAACAGAAGACAGGCGTGTAGGCCACTCCTGAAGATGTGGCTTCATCCCCCCTCCTGGCTCTATTTGACCCCTGGCCAGTATGCTCTCCACTGCCACCTTCCAGCACTTCTCCCcaatcccccatcccacccaagAGATATTCACTGAGCCCTTCAAGAGGCACCCTACTTACTGCTTACTGGGGAGCTCCAATATAAGAGTGAGAGGGGACAAGCAGGGAACACCACATGGGCTGGTAGAGTTACACAGTGGAGGAGCTGGTAGATGGTCAGAGAAAACCTCCAGGTGGGAGTGTAGGCTAAACTGCTAAGCTGGGACCAGAGAGGTGAATAAGGAGGTAGAGGTGAGGAGGAAAAGGTGTCCcaggagaagggatggcaagTACGAAGACACTTGAAGGAGTGCcttaagatgggcttccctggtggctcagcagtaaagaatctatctgccaatacaggagacatgggttctatccctgggtcgggaagatcccctggagaaggaaatggcaacccactcaggtattcttgcctgggaaatcccaccgacagagaagcctggtgggctacagcccatgggctcgccaaagagtccgacacaactttagcaactaaacaacatcaaaaAAGGAAATTCACTAAATGTAGAGTTTGAAGTGGAGAAGGAGGTAGGGCTTTAAGGCTGGTGAGATAGGTCTCCACCAGACCAGAgaagggggatgggaggggaagagggaagaggtcTTGGAAGCCTGGTCAGGAGGCTGCAGCATCCACCCCAGAGCTCTGGGTGTGGGCCAGCCCATTCCTGGGGCACAGGCGTACCCCTAACCGTCAGGCGCCGCTGAGAGTCCACCAGAGCGGTGATAAATGGAGATTGttgcgtgtttttttttttatctttttatgatAAATAGTTTACTTCTTATAAGCTCAGACAAAAGCTGCAGACAAAACTCTCCAGTCTTGTCCCTAGGAGTACTTAAGTTAATATTTATACAGTTGTCTTTTTTCAAATCACAAATGACATCCTATAGTGCATGTGTATTAATGCCAAGCAGCTGGCACAGGGCCtggctcagtaaacatttgttgaatcaatGAGCACGAAAGGAACTGAGGAAATTTCCCGAACCTTGCTGACCCACGTGCCTGGAGTTTTCCCAGAGGCCTGGGCTGGGCTCGGAGGAGGGGTTCTGCATCCAGGCTTGGGGACTGCTTACTGGTAGGCGCTATGCGGGGAGGGGCGTCCTGCAAACACCGCCCCTTTCCCCAGCCCTGAATGAGCCCACCATTGACTACGGATTCCAGAGGCTGCAGAAAGTTATTCCCAGACACCCCGGAGACCCCGAGAGGCTGCCCAAGGTACTCAAAAGGGCGAGGCAGGGAGGACGGTGGCCGGTGGCCGGAGGGGGGATAGGGAGGGAAGAGGTAGCTCCGGGCCCCCTGCACCACCGCCACCCCCGCCCGGGGCCGCCCCTCCGTCCGCtgtctcctcccctgcccccaggaagTGTTGCTGAAGCGGGCGGCCGACTTGGCAGAGGCCCTGTACGGAGTGCCCAGCGGCAACCAGGTATGGCACCTCCGCCCGCCTCCTCGCGCTGGGCCCGGTGCTGCCCGCCTCCCGGCGCCCGCTGCTGCCCCGGCCGTGCCCGCTCTTGTCTTCGCAGGAGCTCCTCCTGAAGCGCGCGGCGGATGTGGCTGAGGCTCTGTACAGCGCCCCCCGCGCGCCAGCGCCGCTAGGACCCCTGGCGCCCAGCCACCCGCACCCTGCCGTCGTGGGCATCAACGCCTTCAGCAGTCCGCTGGCCATCGCCGTCGGGGACGCCACGCCGGGGCCGGAGCCAGGTGCGTCCGCCGCCGCCCGGAGGCCCCTTCCCTGCGGGCGCGCGCCACTGACGGCCGCTCTCCCGCAGGGTATGCGCGCAGCTGTGGCAGCGCGTCCCCGCGCGGGTTCGCGCCCAGCCCCGGCTCACAGCAGAGCGGCTACGGCGGCAGCCTCGGAGCTGGCCTCGGCGGCTACGGGGCCCCGGGCGTGACCGGCCTCGGTGTGCCCGGGTCCCCCAGCTTCCTCAATGGCTCCACGGCCACCTCACCCTTCGCCAGTGAGTGTCCCCtgcccggggggtggggggacggaCCAGGCCCCGGGGAGCAGAATGAGGCTCAGCTCGGCCCCCTCCTAGCCTATGGGGTTGGGAGGAGGAATTCCCGGCACCTGTCCGTTGAGCGTCGACCCTGGCCTTGCCCTCCTGTGTGCGACCTCTCTCTGCCTTTGGAGACCCACTCCGCCACCTTGGGGCCAGGGCACTTCTCGCACCTTTATCTCTTTGCTGACCGCAGTTGTGCACATCTGTTCTAGCTTTTCCCTCCTGCTGAAATGAGCTTTAACACCAGGGTATCCTCCTTAAATCTAGTGGACCGCCGGCCTTCCCTTTGTATGCCAGGGCTTCAGGAGGAGGGCTGGTGCCCCCTGCCGGAagcctgaggaaactcaggacgCAAGAAAAATAGGTGTCCACCTGGCCCCACGGCCCCCAGGAGACGCGGGGGCTTGAGGAGGGAAGAGGTAGCTCCCACAATCTGGTTGTGCAGAGCAAGAGAATTCTGTATAGTCAGACACCTGGATTCAGCATTTGTTGAAATGAGGAGCTGACATTCAGCAAGTTACTTCAGTTTTCTCTGTAAAACAGGATCAGTATCATCTGTTGCTTAAGGTTTGTTCTCAGACCTGAATGTGCAAGTGTACATAAAGGGCTTGGACACAATTGAGAAAGAGTGCAGTGACTTTGCATCCCAGCACTAGCTGTGGGCACTAACCATCTTCTGTATGGTTTCTTAGGGTGTGCAGCTCAGAGCTGGGTAGATGAGCAGAGGGCATTTATGCTTTTACCATGCATGGCCCTCAACTCCCTCCTTCCAACACTAAGTTCCAAAAGAGCCTGTCTACAGGTTCCTATACCTTAGCTATTCAGCAGACATGTATGAAGCACTTAACTTTGTAAAGCACCTGACTTGGGGGATAGCTCCACCCTTGCTCACCTTCAAGGAGCTTGCCCAGCAATTGTAAGAGAGCATGCACCTTGATTCCTGGGAGATACTGCTGTGCCAGAAGAATGGGAAAGCCGGCCAAGAAGGAGCTGGTTGTGTGGCTTTTCCTGCCTTTCCT comes from Bubalus bubalis isolate 160015118507 breed Murrah chromosome 14, NDDB_SH_1, whole genome shotgun sequence and encodes:
- the EBF4 gene encoding transcription factor COE4 isoform X9, with the translated sequence MFPAQDALPRGGLNLKEEPLLPAGLGSVRSWMQGAGILDASTAAQSGVGLARAHFEKQPPSNLRKSNFFHFVLAMYDRQGQPVEVERTAFIDFVEKDREPGAEKTNNGIHYRLRLVYNNGLRTEQDLYVRLIDSMSKQAIIYEGQDKNPEMCRVLLTHEIMCSRCCDRKSCGNRNETPSDPVIIDRFFLKFFLKCNQNCLKNAGNPRDMRRFQVVVSTTVSVDGHVLAVSDNMFVHNNSKHGRRARRLDPSEAATPCIKAISPGEGWTTGGATVIVIGDNFFDGLQVVFGNVLVWSELITPHAIRVQTPPRHIPGVVEVTLSYKSKQFCKGAPGRFVYTALNEPTIDYGFQRLQKVIPRHPGDPERLPKEVLLKRAADLAEALYGVPSGNQELLLKRAADVAEALYSAPRAPAPLGPLAPSHPHPAVVGINAFSSPLAIAVGDATPGPEPGYARSCGSASPRGFAPSPGSQQSGYGGSLGAGLAPRWPLPPPCPSRRLPLPPASSPSRLST